Proteins encoded in a region of the Geobacillus genomosp. 3 genome:
- a CDS encoding IS1634 family transposase: MDVRIRAIYESSYLNIISTIFKDLGLPQLIDRLVPVDPQCQTRASDVVGLLLLDILSGRQALVHLERWAHDIDLPKLIRPGLDPSWFNDDAIARHLDRLYEANIHQVLSSCLVQIYKKEGLPLRVFHADTTDKTVYGAYESDSSDGLHITYGYNRHHRWQKQIGFGLIGNEDGIPFYGDVHDGNVPDKTWNPEVLSRVHEQLREAKIEDEWIYVADSAAMTKDTLAQTKAANAFLITRGPSSLRIVKTALSEADAQPDSAWSAPFALAEKNGATYRVWETASTYEGQPVRLIVVESSALDQRKGKTLETERTKEAELLREEQARWERHPFSCREDAEQALASLKASLRPRFHRVEAVVEEIVRPKKRRGRPKKGAEPEMETLYTLRLSVEFNQDAWEQARRKASRFVLVTTVPKEWKGQPMDAQEILKLYKGQISVEMNFSFLKDPFFTDEIYVKKPERVAVLGYLFLLALAIYRVFQRRVRQFITPERPLKGAGGRKLTRPTGQAIFQLFWYVRVVLLELPDGQIQRRLGKPLTPDQRRILQGLGMDESIYV; encoded by the coding sequence ATGGACGTTCGAATTCGGGCGATTTATGAAAGTTCCTATTTGAATATAATAAGTACCATTTTCAAAGATCTTGGCCTCCCTCAGCTGATTGACCGGCTGGTTCCGGTGGATCCTCAATGCCAAACCCGAGCCAGTGATGTGGTCGGGCTGCTTCTCTTGGATATCTTGAGCGGCCGGCAAGCCCTCGTTCATTTGGAACGGTGGGCGCATGACATCGACTTGCCCAAGCTGATCCGGCCAGGATTGGATCCGTCTTGGTTCAACGACGATGCCATTGCTCGCCATTTGGACCGGCTGTATGAGGCCAATATCCATCAAGTCCTTTCGTCTTGCCTGGTACAAATCTACAAGAAAGAAGGCCTCCCTCTCCGTGTCTTTCACGCGGATACGACGGACAAGACGGTTTACGGTGCGTATGAATCCGATTCGTCGGATGGGTTGCACATCACCTATGGCTATAACCGCCATCATCGCTGGCAAAAGCAGATCGGATTCGGCCTGATCGGCAACGAGGACGGCATTCCGTTTTACGGCGACGTGCACGACGGCAACGTGCCGGACAAAACGTGGAATCCCGAGGTGTTGTCGCGAGTCCATGAGCAGCTGAGGGAAGCGAAGATCGAAGACGAATGGATTTACGTGGCAGATTCCGCTGCGATGACGAAGGACACGCTGGCGCAAACGAAAGCCGCCAACGCCTTTTTGATCACGAGAGGGCCGTCGTCGCTCCGGATTGTCAAAACGGCGCTTTCGGAGGCGGATGCCCAACCCGATTCGGCGTGGAGCGCCCCCTTTGCGCTGGCCGAGAAAAACGGCGCCACGTACCGGGTATGGGAAACGGCCTCGACATATGAAGGCCAGCCCGTACGACTGATCGTCGTCGAATCGAGTGCGCTCGACCAGCGAAAAGGAAAGACGCTCGAAACAGAACGAACCAAAGAAGCGGAGCTTCTTCGCGAGGAACAAGCCCGTTGGGAGCGTCATCCTTTCTCTTGTCGGGAAGACGCCGAACAAGCCTTGGCCTCCTTGAAGGCATCCCTTCGTCCCCGGTTCCATCGAGTGGAGGCCGTCGTCGAAGAGATCGTGCGCCCGAAAAAACGGCGTGGACGGCCGAAAAAAGGGGCGGAACCGGAAATGGAGACGCTGTACACCCTTCGGCTGAGCGTGGAATTCAACCAAGACGCGTGGGAGCAGGCGAGACGGAAAGCGTCCCGGTTTGTCCTCGTCACGACTGTTCCAAAGGAATGGAAGGGCCAACCCATGGATGCCCAAGAGATCTTGAAGCTGTATAAAGGGCAGATCTCGGTGGAAATGAACTTCTCCTTCCTAAAAGATCCGTTCTTTACGGACGAAATTTACGTCAAAAAACCGGAACGAGTGGCGGTGTTGGGCTATTTGTTTCTGCTGGCCTTGGCCATTTATCGCGTCTTCCAGCGCCGGGTGCGTCAGTTCATCACACCCGAACGCCCATTAAAGGGCGCCGGAGGCCGCAAGCTGACCCGTCCGACCGGACAAGCGATTTTTCAATTGTTTTGGTATGTCAGAGTCGTCCTGTTGGAGTTGCCGGATGGGCAAATCCAACGCAGGCTAGGGAAACCGCTCACCCCTGATCAGCGAAGGATTCTGCAGGGATTGGGCATGGATGAGAGCATTTACGTGTAA
- a CDS encoding type I restriction-modification system subunit M: MTVKADIDFQKDLFEAANKMRGSVAPADYKHYVLPLIFLRYLSNKYEKRRKELEQIVKDPKSDWYTEDDEMRQIIITDPDQYKAENVFVVPEEASWSYIMKNAKQPNIKEILDNAMKRLEEENPELEGILPRIYQGSNLPPENVAGLIEIFSRDVFSANTDDSVDILGRTYEYFISSFAASEGNRGGEFFTPSSIVKLLVAMLEPKSGIVFDPACGSGGMFIQSEEYAPNKHALSFYGQENVVTTVRLGKMNVLLHGINAEIRLGDSLLNDQFPDLKADYVIANPPFNQKDWGADRLSKNDPRLIGPVTNSNANYMWMQHFLYHLNDTGTAGFVMANGAMTTNVKEEKEVRQKLVDEGYIDCIVQLPEKLFFTTGIPCCLFFLSKNRDGKNGYRARKNEILFIDARKMGTLVSRKQKALSKEEIDQIAAVYRAYKYEGAERYEDIAGFCKVATIDEVRANDYKLTPGIYVGTEVSNEDDVPFEEKMAELTQRLLEQFEESNCLQEKIKRDLEELM; encoded by the coding sequence ATGACTGTAAAAGCAGACATCGATTTTCAGAAAGATTTGTTTGAGGCTGCCAATAAAATGCGCGGGAGTGTGGCTCCTGCTGATTATAAACACTATGTTCTTCCATTAATTTTTTTGCGCTATCTTTCTAACAAGTACGAAAAGCGCCGAAAAGAATTAGAGCAAATCGTAAAAGATCCAAAAAGCGATTGGTATACGGAAGATGATGAAATGCGGCAAATCATCATCACCGATCCGGACCAATATAAGGCAGAAAACGTCTTTGTCGTGCCTGAAGAAGCAAGTTGGTCTTATATTATGAAAAACGCCAAGCAGCCGAATATTAAAGAGATTCTTGATAATGCGATGAAGCGTCTTGAAGAGGAAAACCCAGAACTTGAAGGCATATTGCCGCGAATTTACCAAGGTTCGAACTTGCCGCCTGAAAACGTGGCGGGATTAATCGAAATTTTTTCTCGTGATGTATTTAGCGCCAATACGGATGACAGTGTAGATATATTGGGCCGTACATATGAGTATTTTATTAGTTCTTTTGCCGCTTCCGAAGGCAACAGAGGTGGAGAATTCTTTACGCCATCCAGTATCGTTAAATTGCTTGTTGCCATGCTGGAGCCGAAAAGCGGGATTGTGTTTGATCCAGCGTGCGGCAGCGGCGGGATGTTTATACAAAGTGAAGAATATGCGCCAAACAAACACGCTCTTTCGTTTTATGGGCAAGAAAATGTCGTAACGACCGTACGTCTTGGAAAAATGAACGTTTTATTGCATGGCATCAATGCGGAAATTCGCTTGGGTGATTCGCTGTTAAACGATCAGTTCCCTGATTTAAAGGCCGATTACGTGATTGCCAATCCGCCGTTTAACCAAAAAGACTGGGGAGCAGACCGTTTATCCAAAAATGACCCGCGCTTAATCGGGCCAGTTACAAACAGCAATGCGAACTATATGTGGATGCAGCATTTCTTATATCATTTAAACGATACAGGTACAGCAGGATTTGTCATGGCAAACGGAGCAATGACAACGAATGTGAAAGAGGAAAAAGAGGTCCGTCAAAAATTAGTGGATGAAGGGTATATTGACTGCATTGTTCAATTGCCTGAAAAATTGTTCTTTACCACAGGCATTCCATGCTGCTTATTCTTTTTAAGCAAAAATCGTGACGGCAAAAACGGCTATCGGGCAAGAAAAAATGAAATTTTATTTATCGATGCCCGCAAAATGGGAACGCTCGTCAGCCGCAAGCAAAAAGCGCTGTCTAAAGAGGAAATTGATCAAATCGCTGCCGTTTATCGTGCCTACAAATACGAAGGGGCAGAAAGATACGAAGACATTGCCGGGTTCTGTAAAGTTGCAACAATTGATGAAGTACGAGCCAATGACTACAAATTAACACCGGGGATTTATGTTGGGACGGAAGTATCCAATGAGGACGATGTACCGTTTGAAGAAAAGATGGCTGAATTGACACAACGTCTTTTAGAACAGTTTGAAGAGTCTAATTGCCTTCAAGAAAAGATTAAGAGGGACTTGGAGGAATTGATGTGA
- a CDS encoding restriction endonuclease-like protein, giving the protein MASLRSGLGRDDRELVHIETNQLTLVIKGRPYHEQYEGLQQYRRLDFHETMEFFASGEGILDVKLFDVDAGELVEWSGGHRPIFFENGVYQLLVVPKTDRALSFYHESPALRNAISLVDIGGQAVLMGNLHFPNEIGLSTFEVRDGHRSVLEVTIEIFPTKLTYKQDYQRLLDEVSEEIYNLAFHFIKRTYQRAKAKRSGTPSRSEFFRLMDAHIGDFLRAIRHIERQPHHQLFTVHVRVRGDQLGRLDAAGRNELRKRPHVFCDVKRGIDIGSRTVMPRSGLKAKKELTYDTLENRFVKWMMVRLVEKLRDLFEHVQGKQKRYETEPDPDLLERIQSRIDALETQLRRPFWRPIGRLDRSVASLVLQMAPGYRDAYQLFLIITRGLALQGKLYRMSVKDVATLYEYWTFLKLGQLLGKKYTLISQNVIQVNRLGLFVNLEKSRSAKRVYEHPHTGERITLTYQPYEGRLPTVPQMPDTVLAIEKKGKDYTFNYIFDAKYRLDFAVSGSPYEKRYGMPGPMEDDINTMHRYRDSLVARRGGPYERTAFGAYVLFPWHDEDSYQAHPLYKSINDVNIGGLPFLPNATRLVEQFIERLIEKNPEELQNEGILPQGIIEEWRSAFDEHVLVGMVPSARHYEVYRKHRFYHIPVKQLKKGWQDARYIALYPKRGAAPQNGVTCFGKIADVKIIKRSDITELPKQSDDDYVRFEVEHWQPLKNVIRPVGYGIAVYAMTTLNTLKQAKELPELFMKSKDEIALWRLLRRLSDRIRFDLDARYLDGASKITAYRVKNISIRLEDDRLMITNGAKQKTIPAELLRKQPSAVFREVVGMMGEG; this is encoded by the coding sequence ATGGCTTCACTTCGTTCTGGCTTGGGGCGTGACGATCGCGAGCTCGTCCATATCGAAACGAATCAGCTCACGCTGGTGATCAAAGGGAGGCCGTACCACGAACAATACGAAGGGCTCCAGCAGTACCGCCGCCTCGATTTCCACGAGACGATGGAGTTTTTCGCCAGCGGGGAAGGCATTTTGGACGTCAAACTGTTTGACGTTGACGCCGGAGAGCTTGTTGAGTGGTCAGGGGGCCACCGCCCGATTTTCTTCGAAAACGGCGTCTACCAGCTGCTCGTCGTTCCGAAAACGGACCGGGCGCTCTCCTTTTATCATGAGTCGCCAGCGCTGAGAAACGCCATCAGCCTGGTTGACATCGGCGGACAGGCGGTGTTGATGGGCAATCTCCATTTTCCGAACGAGATCGGGCTGTCGACATTCGAAGTCCGCGACGGCCACCGCTCCGTTTTGGAGGTGACGATCGAAATTTTCCCGACGAAGTTGACATACAAACAAGACTACCAGCGGCTGCTTGATGAAGTGAGCGAAGAAATTTACAACCTCGCCTTTCATTTCATTAAACGCACGTACCAGCGAGCGAAGGCGAAGCGCAGCGGCACGCCGTCAAGAAGCGAATTTTTCCGGCTCATGGACGCGCATATCGGTGACTTTTTGCGTGCCATTCGCCATATCGAGCGGCAGCCGCACCATCAACTGTTCACCGTCCATGTGAGGGTGCGCGGCGACCAGCTCGGCCGCCTGGATGCGGCCGGAAGAAACGAGTTGCGCAAACGGCCGCACGTGTTCTGTGATGTCAAGCGCGGCATCGACATCGGAAGTCGAACCGTCATGCCGCGGTCGGGGCTCAAAGCGAAAAAGGAACTGACGTATGACACGCTCGAAAACCGGTTCGTCAAATGGATGATGGTGCGCCTTGTCGAGAAGCTGCGCGATTTGTTCGAACACGTGCAAGGGAAACAAAAACGGTACGAAACAGAACCGGATCCGGATTTGCTGGAGCGCATCCAATCGAGGATCGACGCGCTCGAAACGCAGCTTCGCCGCCCCTTTTGGCGGCCGATCGGGCGGCTTGACCGCTCTGTTGCGAGCCTCGTCCTGCAAATGGCGCCCGGGTACCGTGACGCCTATCAGCTGTTTCTCATCATCACCCGCGGCCTCGCCTTGCAAGGGAAGCTGTACCGAATGTCCGTCAAAGATGTCGCCACGCTGTACGAGTATTGGACGTTTTTGAAACTCGGCCAGCTCCTCGGGAAAAAATACACCCTCATCAGCCAAAATGTCATCCAAGTAAACCGCTTAGGGCTGTTCGTCAATCTCGAAAAAAGCCGCTCCGCCAAGCGGGTGTACGAACATCCGCACACGGGCGAGCGAATCACGCTGACCTATCAGCCGTACGAAGGAAGGCTGCCGACCGTCCCGCAAATGCCCGATACGGTGCTGGCGATTGAAAAGAAGGGAAAGGACTATACATTCAACTACATTTTCGACGCCAAATATCGCCTTGACTTCGCCGTCTCCGGCAGCCCATACGAAAAACGGTACGGAATGCCGGGCCCGATGGAAGACGACATCAACACGATGCACCGCTACCGCGATTCCCTTGTCGCCCGCCGCGGCGGCCCATACGAGCGCACCGCCTTTGGCGCCTATGTGCTGTTTCCGTGGCATGACGAAGACAGCTACCAGGCGCACCCACTGTACAAAAGCATCAACGACGTCAACATCGGCGGCCTGCCGTTTTTGCCGAACGCCACCCGTCTCGTCGAACAGTTCATCGAGCGGCTGATTGAAAAAAATCCCGAAGAACTGCAAAACGAAGGCATCCTGCCGCAAGGGATTATCGAAGAATGGCGGTCGGCGTTCGATGAGCATGTGCTTGTCGGCATGGTGCCAAGCGCGCGGCACTACGAAGTCTACCGAAAACACCGCTTCTACCATATCCCGGTGAAGCAGCTGAAAAAAGGCTGGCAAGACGCGCGCTACATCGCCCTTTACCCGAAGCGGGGAGCCGCGCCGCAAAACGGGGTCACATGTTTCGGCAAAATCGCTGATGTGAAAATCATCAAACGCTCGGACATCACCGAACTGCCAAAACAAAGCGATGACGACTACGTCCGTTTCGAAGTCGAACATTGGCAGCCTCTCAAAAACGTCATCCGTCCGGTCGGCTACGGCATTGCCGTCTACGCGATGACGACGCTCAACACGCTCAAACAGGCGAAAGAACTGCCGGAACTGTTCATGAAATCAAAGGACGAAATCGCCCTTTGGCGCTTGCTGAGGCGGCTGTCCGACCGCATCCGCTTCGACCTCGACGCCCGCTACTTGGACGGAGCGTCCAAGATCACCGCATACCGGGTCAAAAACATATCCATCCGCCTCGAGGACGATCGGCTCATGATCACAAACGGCGCAAAGCAAAAAACGATCCCCGCCGAACTGCTCCGCAAACAACCGTCGGCCGTGTTTCGCGAGGTGGTGGGGATGATGGGGGAGGGGTGA
- a CDS encoding DODA-type extradiol aromatic ring-opening family dioxygenase, whose translation MKAPALFLAHGSPMLAIEDNAYTSFLAKLGEGIYPKAIVIFTAHWMTRKPTVSAVEGTYGMIYDFSGFPYDLYEIAYPAYGSVEWAERVRERLAGVAEVAVDRTRGLDHGSWVLLRRLFPKADIPVVQASVVPWWTPKQLFQLGEALRPLRDEGVMVIGSGGTVHNLMALRWEGHAEADAWAVSFDDWLLSQSAARSEDVFDYENKAPYARQTVPTPEHLAPYWIAYGAGGRDQAPRVLFREYQYGSLSLMAVAF comes from the coding sequence ATGAAAGCCCCTGCCTTGTTTCTCGCTCACGGGTCACCGATGTTGGCGATTGAGGACAATGCGTATACATCCTTTCTAGCGAAGCTCGGGGAAGGCATTTACCCAAAGGCGATTGTCATCTTTACCGCACATTGGATGACGCGCAAGCCAACCGTTTCGGCAGTAGAAGGGACGTACGGAATGATTTATGATTTTTCCGGTTTTCCGTACGACTTGTATGAAATCGCTTACCCGGCGTACGGGTCAGTTGAGTGGGCGGAACGCGTGCGCGAGCGCCTCGCTGGTGTGGCGGAAGTGGCCGTCGATCGGACGCGCGGGTTGGATCACGGCTCATGGGTGCTGTTACGTCGCTTGTTTCCGAAAGCGGACATTCCGGTTGTACAGGCATCGGTGGTGCCCTGGTGGACGCCGAAGCAATTGTTCCAGCTCGGCGAGGCGCTGCGCCCGCTGCGGGATGAGGGAGTGATGGTCATCGGCAGCGGCGGGACGGTGCACAATTTGATGGCGCTCCGCTGGGAAGGGCATGCCGAGGCGGACGCGTGGGCCGTGTCGTTTGATGATTGGCTTCTCAGCCAGTCAGCCGCTCGCAGTGAAGACGTGTTCGATTATGAGAACAAAGCGCCGTACGCCAGGCAAACCGTGCCGACGCCCGAGCACCTCGCGCCGTATTGGATCGCCTACGGCGCAGGCGGCCGCGACCAAGCGCCGCGCGTCTTGTTCCGCGAATACCAGTATGGAAGCTTAAGCTTGATGGCGGTGGCGTTTTAA
- a CDS encoding restriction endonuclease subunit S, whose amino-acid sequence MSKWIEGKLKDLVEVNPTVKLRKGEIYPFVSMDVIQPFYKPVEAKEEREFKSGGAKFENGDTLFARITPCLENGKIAQVKNLKNGKGFGSTEFIVLRGKEGITDTDFVYYLVTNKSFRENAERLMVGTSGRQRVDKQQFEDQIISIPDLETQKRISSILGSIDRKIELNVEMNKTLEEMAMTLYKHWFVDFGPFQDGEFVGSESGVIPNNWKIGQVKDLAKVSSGKRPKIKDIGEYPIFGGGGPMGVTNEYLYNEPIFITGRVGTIGKVFRVSKPCWPSDNSLVLIPLKAYYYSFLYAVLKNIDFSLITGGSTQPLITQTSLKSIKVIIPPEETIEQYNKQVLTYYSLIDKNDNINKQLSEIRDYLLPRLLSGEIDLSQAEKQVEEVL is encoded by the coding sequence GTGAGTAAATGGATTGAAGGAAAATTAAAGGACTTAGTCGAGGTAAACCCCACTGTAAAACTTAGAAAAGGTGAAATATATCCATTTGTGAGTATGGATGTTATTCAACCTTTTTATAAACCAGTAGAAGCAAAGGAAGAAAGAGAATTTAAGTCTGGCGGAGCAAAATTTGAGAATGGTGATACACTTTTTGCGCGAATAACACCCTGCCTTGAGAATGGCAAGATTGCACAGGTGAAAAACCTTAAAAATGGGAAAGGGTTTGGTTCAACCGAGTTTATCGTATTACGTGGTAAAGAGGGTATCACAGATACAGATTTTGTGTATTATCTTGTAACTAACAAGTCATTTCGCGAAAATGCTGAAAGGTTGATGGTAGGTACATCGGGGCGACAGAGGGTCGATAAACAACAATTTGAGGACCAAATAATTTCGATACCTGACCTTGAAACGCAAAAAAGAATTTCATCCATTCTAGGTAGTATTGATAGGAAAATTGAACTCAATGTAGAGATGAACAAAACCCTCGAAGAAATGGCCATGACGCTTTATAAGCATTGGTTTGTTGATTTTGGACCGTTTCAAGACGGGGAATTTGTTGGGTCGGAATCAGGAGTTATCCCAAATAATTGGAAAATTGGTCAAGTTAAAGATTTGGCAAAAGTATCAAGTGGTAAACGTCCTAAGATTAAAGATATAGGTGAATACCCTATATTTGGGGGAGGGGGGCCTATGGGAGTTACAAATGAATATTTGTATAATGAACCTATATTTATTACTGGTCGTGTAGGGACAATTGGCAAGGTATTTAGAGTTTCAAAACCATGTTGGCCTTCTGACAATTCTCTGGTTTTAATCCCCTTAAAAGCATATTACTATAGTTTTTTATATGCTGTTCTTAAAAATATAGATTTTTCTCTAATAACAGGTGGTTCGACTCAACCATTAATAACACAAACAAGTTTAAAGTCTATAAAAGTAATAATACCACCTGAGGAAACTATAGAACAATATAATAAACAAGTGTTAACATATTACAGTTTAATAGATAAAAATGATAACATTAATAAACAACTTAGTGAAATAAGAGATTATCTCCTCCCTCGCCTTTTATCAGGTGAAATTGATTTATCTCAAGCAGAAAAACAAGTAGAGGAAGTACTTTAA
- a CDS encoding MrcB family domain-containing protein, whose protein sequence is MSLHDLFRQVMAIYEQEKREKLSKERRSFQLVTRAIPEALKALPFLPPDRYVVKGSVGKSGNWAAVPWVAVMDQQVTDSTQRGYYIVYLFSEDMRRLYLTLAQGVTETPREEMERVKRDIRRLILPGERVRTDDDIRLGESKRAKDYERSVAAYIVYSFADLPSDDQLVRDLETMTGHYRQYVERTEPAASPAPALSYRGAVEHIHSYISAKGFYYTKEEVANLFLSLKTKPFVILCGISGTGKTKIVQWLAESVGATEDNGRFTLIPVRPDWQDGSDLLGYVDIKGDFKPGPLTNVIIEAGKHPDKPYFVVLDEMNLARVEHYFSDVLSVMESRRWEDGRITSSRLLPRETARCDLFLPPNVYIVGTVNMDETTHPFSKKVLDRANTIEFNRVRLDHLDFLRGLPAVAPLSVGQELFAARYLHLKDVHAHCPELVETVTKKLVEINRILMSLNAHIGYRVRDEICFYLAYNEEGKLMEFDEAFDFCLMQKILPRLSGSDARLETALKQLFVLCAGFEPDGDYSGMLDVSYARYPKSAEKIWQMLRRLEDDGFTSFWLGA, encoded by the coding sequence ATGTCATTGCACGATCTTTTCCGCCAAGTGATGGCCATTTACGAACAAGAAAAACGCGAAAAACTGTCAAAAGAGCGTCGGTCGTTTCAGCTGGTGACGCGGGCGATTCCAGAGGCATTGAAAGCGCTGCCTTTTCTGCCGCCTGACCGATATGTGGTGAAAGGTTCAGTGGGAAAGAGCGGAAATTGGGCCGCTGTGCCGTGGGTGGCGGTGATGGATCAACAGGTGACGGATTCGACGCAGCGGGGGTATTATATCGTCTACTTGTTCAGTGAAGATATGCGCCGGCTCTATTTGACGCTCGCCCAAGGGGTGACGGAGACGCCGAGAGAGGAAATGGAGCGGGTGAAGCGGGACATCCGCCGGCTCATTCTCCCCGGGGAACGCGTGCGGACGGATGATGACATCCGTCTTGGCGAAAGCAAGCGGGCGAAAGACTATGAACGATCGGTGGCGGCGTATATCGTCTATTCGTTTGCCGATCTGCCATCCGACGACCAGCTCGTGCGCGACCTCGAAACGATGACCGGGCATTATCGGCAATATGTGGAGCGAACCGAACCGGCGGCGTCGCCCGCGCCGGCCCTTTCCTATCGGGGAGCGGTTGAGCATATTCACTCATACATATCCGCCAAAGGGTTTTACTATACGAAAGAGGAAGTGGCCAACCTCTTTCTATCGTTAAAAACAAAACCGTTCGTCATCTTGTGCGGCATTTCCGGAACCGGGAAAACGAAAATCGTTCAATGGCTCGCCGAGAGCGTCGGCGCGACGGAAGACAACGGCCGCTTCACCTTGATCCCCGTCCGCCCGGATTGGCAAGACGGCTCGGACTTGCTTGGCTATGTCGACATTAAAGGCGATTTCAAGCCCGGGCCGCTCACGAACGTCATCATCGAGGCGGGGAAGCATCCGGACAAGCCGTATTTCGTCGTGTTGGACGAGATGAACCTCGCCCGCGTTGAGCATTACTTCAGCGATGTCTTAAGCGTCATGGAAAGCCGCCGCTGGGAAGACGGGCGCATCACCTCGTCGCGGTTGCTGCCGAGAGAAACGGCAAGGTGCGATCTTTTTCTCCCGCCGAACGTCTACATCGTCGGCACGGTCAACATGGACGAGACGACCCACCCCTTCAGCAAAAAAGTGCTTGACCGGGCGAACACGATCGAGTTCAACCGCGTCCGGCTCGACCATCTTGACTTTTTGCGCGGCTTGCCGGCCGTCGCACCCCTGTCCGTCGGGCAGGAGCTGTTCGCGGCGCGGTATTTGCATTTGAAAGATGTGCACGCACACTGCCCGGAGCTTGTTGAAACCGTGACGAAAAAGCTCGTGGAGATCAACCGCATCCTCATGTCGCTTAACGCTCATATCGGCTACCGCGTCCGCGATGAAATTTGCTTCTACCTTGCGTACAACGAAGAAGGAAAGCTGATGGAATTTGACGAGGCGTTTGACTTTTGCCTAATGCAAAAAATTTTGCCGCGCCTCTCAGGGAGCGACGCGCGGCTCGAAACAGCGCTCAAGCAGCTGTTCGTCCTGTGCGCCGGTTTTGAACCGGACGGTGATTACAGCGGCATGCTGGACGTGTCGTATGCCCGTTATCCCAAAAGCGCGGAGAAAATTTGGCAGATGCTGCGGAGGTTGGAAGACGATGGCTTCACTTCGTTCTGGCTTGGGGCGTGA